The window CGACATGATCGGACTGGCGAAGACGCTAGGCCTCAACGCCGGCACGGTCGGCGGCAAGCTCCACACCACCTCGATGATCGCGCAGGCGGCGGACCTCGTCGGGCGGCGGGACGAGGCGCAGCGGCTATGGAGCCTGTCGTCCGGACTGGCGCACGGCCGGTACTGGGCGCGACTGATCGGGCTGGACCTGGTCGGGGCGCAGCCGGCGACCGGCGGCTACACCTTGACCGTGGTCGCCTCCGAGGCGGACGTCGTGGCCTTAGGCCGAGTCTGCTGGGAGCTGATAGAGCACGGCGAGCGCCTGTACCGCCGCCGGAGTGGGACGTAGCCGGCGGCACCGGCGCCGGTCGATCGGCTGCGCGATGACCGCGACCGTCGCGCTGGTACCTTGCTCGGCCGCAGGCGCCGTACGGCGCCGGGATCGCACCAAACGGCACACCGGACATCGGAACGCCCCTGACGGTCATGGAGAGCGCCAGCATGGCAACACCGTCCCGCCGCAACGACGGTTCTCCCCTCACTGGCATCGGCGGCCTACGAGACCGACATTCGCCCGCGACGCATATATTCATCGAACCGCATAACGTTCGCGAAGCCAGCTGCGCGGTTGTTCGGCGCCGTTGACGCCCGTTGATTGATACTTGAGCTCGTGTCACGTTGAGCAAGTAGCCCGGTCGGGTCAGTTCTTACGGTCGGTAGTCGCCGGCGCGTGGTGTCAGTCCATGATCGACAACGGATCCTCCCAATTCCCTCCCACTGGGCCGTTCGCAGATCCACAGTGGACGGACGCCACGTCCCTGACGTGGGAGTACGTGGTCGGGGTGACAGGATTTGAACCTGCGGCCTCTTCGTCCCGAACGAAGCGCGCTACCAAGCTGCGCCACACCCCGATGGTGCGTAGAGGAGTCTAGCCCAGCCGCGGAACGAGTTTGAGCAGGGTCGCCTCCGGGGGGCAGCAGAACCGGACCGGCGCGTACGGCGAGGTCCCGAGGCCGGGGGAGACGTGCAGCCAGGCGCGGTCGTCCCAGCGGGACAGGCCCCGGGCGCGGGCCCGGTCGATGCCGCAGTTGGTGACGATGGCGCCGTAGCCGGGGACGCGAAGCTGACCGCCGTGGGTGTGGCCGGCGAGGATCAGCTCGTAGCCGTCGGCGGTGAACGCGTCCAGCACCCGCGGCTCCGGGGAGTGGGTCACGCCGAGGCGGAGATCCGCGCTCGGGTCGGCGGGGGCGGGGGCGTACCGGTCGCGGCCGAGGTGCGGGTCGTCGGTGCCGGCCAGGGCGATGACGCGGTCGCCGGCCTTGAGGGTGGCGCGGCGGTTCGTCACGTCGACCCAGCCGGCGTCGGTCATCGCGGTCGCCAGGTCGGGCCAGGGCAGCCTGGCGCCGAAGACGCGGTTCTTCTCCGGCACGAAGTAGCGCAGCGGGTTCTTCGCCCGCGGCGCGTAGTAGTCGTTGTTGCCGGGGACGAAGGCGCCCGGGCGCTCCAGCAGCGGCTCCAGCGCAGCCAGCACGGGGCCCACCGCATCCATGCCGGCGAGGAAGTCGCCGGTCACCACCACCAGGTCCGGCTCGAGCCGGCCGAGCCGGCGGATCCACTCCCGCTTGCGCTTCTGGGCCGAGGTCAGGTGCAGGTCCGAGAGGTGCAGCAGTCGCAGCGGGTCCGCGCCCGGGGCCAGCACCGGGACCTCCAGCTCCCGCAGCCGGAAAGCGTTGCGCTCGATCAGCCCCGCGTACGCCAGCGTCGCCAGACCGGCCCCCACCAGACCGGCGGCGGGCGCGACGAGCGAGCGGCTCTGCATCGGTCCACACTATCCGGCGGGCGGGGTAGGTTCCCGGGCGTGAGCGAGCTCAAGGACCGGCTGCAGACCGACCTGACCACCGCGATGCGCG of the Mycobacteriales bacterium genome contains:
- a CDS encoding metallophosphoesterase, whose protein sequence is MQSRSLVAPAAGLVGAGLATLAYAGLIERNAFRLRELEVPVLAPGADPLRLLHLSDLHLTSAQKRKREWIRRLGRLEPDLVVVTGDFLAGMDAVGPVLAALEPLLERPGAFVPGNNDYYAPRAKNPLRYFVPEKNRVFGARLPWPDLATAMTDAGWVDVTNRRATLKAGDRVIALAGTDDPHLGRDRYAPAPADPSADLRLGVTHSPEPRVLDAFTADGYELILAGHTHGGQLRVPGYGAIVTNCGIDRARARGLSRWDDRAWLHVSPGLGTSPYAPVRFCCPPEATLLKLVPRLG